A part of Streptomyces sp. NBC_01451 genomic DNA contains:
- a CDS encoding glycosyltransferase codes for MKKQTLCLCMIVKNEARVIERCLGSVRHLIDHWVICDTGSTDGTQDLIRRTLDGIPGELHEEPWVDFGHNRTGNIQRARGKADYLLTLDADHVMRQDAPLPRLTATSYMLRYDTPGTQHRFKHLMRGDRVWRYEGVTHEYPCTDESDGPDVQENLDALVIEDHADGGCRSDKFERDARLLRGELERDPANTRTVFYLANTERDLGHAEEAIALYERRAAMGGWPEEVYCSLLEAGLLRAERTDDWPGAMDAFSRAWDARPGRLEACYELASRLRVKGRYRTAHALLGGVVGAPEPDDLLFTKSWVYEWGLLFEYSITAYWVGDYDASIEACDKLLARPDLPEPIRRQTVLNRGFAVGQTVPAAVPGPSGGRHGREQTTVTRVNEA; via the coding sequence GTGAAAAAGCAGACCCTCTGCCTCTGCATGATCGTCAAGAACGAAGCGCGGGTGATCGAACGCTGCCTGGGCTCCGTACGGCACCTCATCGACCACTGGGTCATCTGCGACACCGGTTCCACGGACGGCACGCAGGACCTGATCCGCAGAACGCTCGACGGCATCCCGGGCGAACTCCACGAGGAACCCTGGGTCGACTTCGGGCACAACCGGACCGGCAACATCCAGCGCGCCCGCGGCAAGGCCGACTACCTCCTCACCCTCGACGCCGACCACGTCATGCGCCAGGACGCTCCGCTGCCCCGTCTGACGGCGACGTCGTACATGCTGCGCTACGACACCCCCGGCACCCAGCACCGTTTCAAGCACCTCATGCGGGGCGACCGCGTGTGGCGCTACGAAGGGGTCACCCACGAGTACCCGTGCACGGACGAGTCGGACGGGCCCGACGTCCAGGAGAACCTGGACGCGCTCGTCATCGAGGACCACGCCGACGGCGGCTGCCGGAGCGACAAGTTCGAACGCGACGCGCGCCTGCTGCGCGGCGAACTCGAACGCGACCCCGCCAACACCCGCACCGTCTTCTACCTCGCCAACACCGAACGCGACCTGGGGCACGCCGAGGAGGCGATCGCCCTGTACGAGCGGCGGGCGGCGATGGGCGGCTGGCCCGAGGAGGTCTACTGCTCGCTGCTGGAGGCCGGTCTCCTCAGGGCGGAGCGGACCGACGACTGGCCGGGCGCGATGGACGCGTTCTCCCGCGCCTGGGACGCCCGGCCGGGGCGCCTCGAAGCGTGTTACGAGCTTGCCTCACGCCTGCGCGTGAAGGGCCGCTACCGCACCGCGCACGCCCTCCTCGGCGGCGTCGTCGGCGCTCCGGAACCGGACGACCTGCTGTTCACCAAGTCCTGGGTGTACGAGTGGGGTCTGCTCTTCGAGTACTCCATCACCGCCTACTGGGTGGGCGACTACGACGCTTCGATCGAGGCGTGCGACAAGCTGCTGGCCAGGCCGGACCTGCCCGAGCCGATCCGCCGCCAGACCGTGCTCAACCGGGGGTTCGCGGTCGGGCAGACCGTCCCCGCCGCGGTGCCCGGGCCGTCCGGTGGCCGTCATGGGCGGGAGCAGACCACCGTGACGAGGGTGAACGAGGCGTAG
- a CDS encoding TIGR03960 family B12-binding radical SAM protein: MPVESVFPQLEALLPHVQKPIQYVGGELNSTVKPWDSCDVRWALMYPDAYEVGLPNQGVMILYEVLNEREGVLAERTYSVWPDLEALMREHGVPQFTVDGHRPVKGFDVFGLSFSTELGYTNMLTALDLAGIPLESKDRGLDDPIVLAGGHAAFNPEPIADFIDAAIIGDGEQAVLDMTEIIRAWKAEGRPGGREEVLLRLAKTGSVYVPGFYDVEYLADGRIARVVPNRSGVPWRVSKHTVMDLDEWPYPKQPLVPLAETVHERMSVEIFRGCTRGCRFCQAGMITRPVRERSITGIGEMVDRGLKATGFEEVGLLSLSSADHSEIGDIAKGLADRYTEDKIGLSLPSTRVDAFNVDLANELTRNGRRSGLTFAPEGGSERMRKVINKMVSEEDLIRTVSTAYGNGWRQVKLYFMCGLPTETDEDVLQIADMAMNVIAEGRKVSGQNDIRCTVSIGGFVPKPHTPFQWAPQLSAEETDARLTKLRDKIRGDKKYGRSIGFRYHDGKPGIVEGLLSRGDRRIGAVIRAVYEDGGRFDGWREYFSYDRWMACAEKTLPDFGVDVDWYTTRERTYEEVLPWDHLDSGLDKDWLWEDWQDSLDETEVEDCRWTPCFDCGVCPQMDTSIQIGPTGVKLLPLTVK, translated from the coding sequence ATGCCTGTCGAGTCGGTTTTCCCGCAGCTCGAAGCTCTGCTCCCGCATGTGCAGAAGCCGATCCAGTACGTCGGCGGTGAGCTGAACTCCACGGTCAAGCCCTGGGACTCCTGCGACGTCCGCTGGGCCCTCATGTACCCGGACGCGTACGAGGTCGGGCTGCCCAACCAGGGCGTCATGATCCTCTACGAGGTACTGAACGAGCGCGAGGGCGTCCTCGCCGAGCGCACGTACAGCGTCTGGCCCGACCTTGAGGCGCTGATGCGGGAGCACGGCGTCCCGCAGTTCACGGTCGACGGTCACCGGCCCGTGAAGGGCTTCGACGTGTTCGGGCTGTCCTTCTCCACCGAGCTCGGCTACACGAACATGCTGACGGCGCTTGACCTGGCGGGCATCCCGCTGGAGTCCAAGGACCGCGGCCTGGACGACCCGATCGTGCTGGCCGGCGGCCACGCGGCCTTCAACCCCGAGCCGATCGCGGACTTCATCGACGCGGCGATCATCGGCGACGGCGAGCAGGCCGTCCTCGACATGACGGAGATCATCCGCGCCTGGAAGGCGGAGGGCCGCCCGGGCGGGCGCGAGGAGGTCCTGCTCCGCCTCGCGAAGACGGGCAGCGTCTACGTCCCGGGGTTCTACGACGTGGAGTACCTGGCGGACGGCCGGATCGCCCGCGTCGTACCCAACAGGTCCGGTGTCCCGTGGCGGGTGTCCAAGCACACGGTCATGGACCTCGACGAGTGGCCCTACCCCAAGCAGCCGCTGGTCCCGCTCGCGGAGACGGTCCACGAGCGCATGTCGGTCGAGATCTTCCGCGGCTGCACGCGCGGCTGCCGCTTCTGCCAGGCCGGCATGATCACGCGCCCGGTGCGGGAGCGGTCGATCACGGGCATCGGCGAGATGGTCGACCGCGGCCTGAAGGCGACGGGCTTCGAGGAGGTCGGCCTCCTCTCCCTCTCCTCGGCGGACCACTCGGAGATCGGCGACATCGCGAAGGGCCTGGCGGACCGCTACACGGAGGACAAGATCGGCCTGTCGCTCCCCTCCACCCGCGTGGACGCCTTCAACGTGGACCTCGCCAACGAGCTGACCCGGAACGGCCGCAGGTCGGGTCTGACGTTCGCGCCCGAGGGCGGCAGCGAGCGCATGCGCAAGGTCATCAACAAGATGGTGTCCGAGGAGGACCTCATCCGGACCGTCTCCACGGCGTACGGCAACGGCTGGCGCCAGGTGAAGCTGTACTTCATGTGCGGCCTGCCGACGGAGACCGACGAGGACGTCCTCCAGATCGCCGACATGGCGATGAACGTGATCGCCGAGGGCCGCAAGGTCTCCGGCCAGAACGACATCCGCTGCACGGTCTCGATCGGCGGCTTCGTGCCCAAGCCGCACACCCCGTTCCAGTGGGCCCCGCAGCTCTCCGCCGAGGAGACGGACGCCCGCCTGACGAAGCTCCGGGACAAGATCCGCGGCGACAAGAAGTACGGCCGCTCGATCGGCTTCCGCTACCACGACGGCAAGCCCGGCATCGTCGAGGGCCTGCTGTCGCGCGGCGACCGGCGGATCGGCGCGGTGATCCGCGCGGTGTACGAGGACGGCGGCCGGTTCGACGGCTGGCGCGAGTACTTCTCGTACGACCGCTGGATGGCCTGCGCGGAGAAGACGCTGCCCGACTTCGGGGTCGACGTCGACTGGTACACGACGCGTGAACGCACCTACGAGGAGGTCCTGCCCTGGGACCACCTCGACTCGGGCCTCGACAAGGACTGGCTGTGGGAGGACTGGCAGGACTCCCTCGACGAGACAGAGGTCGAGGACTGCCGGTGGACGCCGTGCTTCGACTGCGGGGTGTGCCCACAGATGGACACTTCCATTCAAATCGGACCCACGGGTGTGAAGCTGTTGCCGCTGACGGTGAAGTAG
- a CDS encoding methyltransferase domain-containing protein produces the protein MSKTLGAPRPDQASYMLRAASKDAGRAYKQQLLDLLDLRPGHTVLDVGCGPGTDLPALAERVGAGGRVIGVDQDPAMLATARERTAALGTVEIREADAHALPVGPGTADRAKIDRVLMHVRSPEEVLSQLHAATRPGALVALAEPDWDTLAVDAEDLKTSRAFTRYTSEKVVRHATVGRRLARLAVRAGFRVGTTVANTPVFTDFADGDHTLGLGRNMQQAIAEGHIDRARGEAWFTDLAHGPFYASFTLVTVVCSRP, from the coding sequence ATGTCGAAGACTCTCGGTGCACCCAGGCCCGACCAGGCGTCCTACATGCTGCGCGCCGCGTCCAAGGACGCAGGTCGGGCGTACAAGCAACAGCTGCTCGACCTGCTGGACCTCCGCCCCGGCCACACGGTCCTCGACGTGGGCTGCGGCCCGGGCACCGACCTGCCGGCCCTCGCGGAACGGGTCGGCGCGGGCGGCCGGGTGATCGGCGTGGACCAGGACCCGGCGATGCTGGCGACCGCCCGCGAACGCACCGCCGCCCTGGGCACGGTGGAGATCCGGGAGGCGGACGCGCACGCGCTGCCCGTCGGCCCCGGGACGGCGGACCGCGCCAAGATCGACCGGGTTCTGATGCATGTGCGGTCCCCCGAGGAGGTGCTGTCCCAGCTCCACGCCGCCACCCGTCCCGGTGCCCTCGTCGCGCTGGCGGAGCCCGACTGGGACACGCTGGCGGTGGACGCGGAGGACCTGAAGACGAGCCGCGCGTTCACCCGCTACACCAGCGAGAAAGTGGTCCGCCACGCCACCGTCGGCCGCCGCCTCGCCCGTCTGGCGGTCCGGGCGGGCTTCCGCGTGGGGACGACGGTCGCCAACACCCCGGTCTTCACCGACTTCGCGGACGGCGACCACACCCTGGGGCTGGGCCGGAACATGCAGCAGGCCATCGCGGAGGGCCACATCGACCGGGCTCGGGGCGAGGCCTGGTTCACCGACCTCGCCCACGGGCCCTTCTACGCCTCGTTCACCCTCGTCACGGTGGTCTGCTCCCGCCCATGA
- a CDS encoding serine hydrolase domain-containing protein, whose product MPHAPNGLNGLAEYCASALTEHDCPSVSVAVVDHGEVVLAEAYGLVDVASARPATPETAYALASITKPMTATAICVAADAGLLDLDAPAPVPAPAPVPDDHGWPAPTVRQLLQHRGGFGAHYDFHYADSEDGEQGERGERIDATPYAVLRRPPGTAFEYANLGYRALGHLLEAATGRGLADFVREHVFDPLGLTALHLGPSHPGPAPRATRYTADGRAYPPYCDTSHPGATLGWATAAQLALFAQSYDRLLKPETAAAVREAIPVGPGLGYGLGWCLSRGAGPLVQSHGGGMGGAAAIVVTVPEQHLSVSVLTNSTDKAARDTITRRVLETLVPGFTSESINPFAADPVRPLRLPTPHWRGSISTPEGDIPMSLTVSPEDGRARLHLNGESAEAHASASRAWHLQATFPLQLPTADARINSPALSLHLRHDRDNGGLGGLARAYKSGDTEGLLGNLLTHTCRLRPS is encoded by the coding sequence ATGCCGCATGCACCGAACGGGCTCAACGGGCTGGCCGAGTACTGCGCTTCGGCCCTCACCGAGCACGACTGCCCGTCCGTCTCGGTGGCCGTCGTCGATCACGGCGAAGTGGTCCTGGCCGAGGCGTACGGCCTCGTGGACGTCGCCTCCGCCCGGCCCGCCACCCCTGAGACGGCCTACGCCCTGGCCTCGATCACCAAACCCATGACGGCGACGGCGATCTGCGTCGCGGCCGACGCGGGGCTGCTCGACCTGGACGCCCCCGCACCTGTACCCGCACCCGCACCCGTGCCGGACGACCATGGATGGCCGGCCCCGACCGTCCGTCAACTTCTCCAGCACCGGGGCGGCTTCGGCGCCCACTACGACTTCCACTACGCCGACTCCGAGGACGGCGAACAGGGCGAGCGGGGCGAACGGATCGACGCGACCCCGTACGCGGTACTGCGCCGCCCGCCGGGCACCGCCTTCGAGTACGCCAACCTCGGCTACCGGGCCCTGGGCCACCTGCTGGAAGCGGCGACGGGCCGGGGGCTCGCGGACTTCGTACGCGAGCACGTGTTCGATCCCCTGGGTCTCACCGCCCTCCACCTGGGCCCCTCCCACCCCGGCCCGGCTCCCCGGGCGACGCGCTACACGGCCGACGGCCGCGCCTACCCGCCGTACTGCGACACCAGTCACCCCGGCGCGACCCTGGGCTGGGCCACCGCCGCCCAACTGGCGCTCTTCGCCCAGTCGTACGACCGTCTGCTGAAACCGGAGACCGCGGCGGCCGTCCGCGAGGCGATCCCGGTCGGCCCAGGCCTCGGATACGGGCTCGGCTGGTGCCTGTCGCGCGGTGCCGGTCCCCTGGTGCAGAGCCACGGGGGCGGCATGGGCGGAGCGGCGGCGATCGTCGTGACCGTCCCCGAGCAGCACCTGTCGGTGTCGGTCCTGACCAACAGCACCGACAAGGCGGCCCGCGACACGATCACCCGTCGCGTCCTCGAAACGCTCGTCCCCGGCTTCACCTCCGAGTCGATCAACCCTTTCGCCGCCGACCCCGTACGCCCGCTCCGCCTCCCGACGCCCCACTGGCGGGGCTCGATCAGCACCCCGGAGGGAGACATCCCGATGTCCCTGACCGTCTCCCCGGAGGACGGCCGGGCGCGCCTGCACCTGAACGGCGAGAGCGCGGAAGCCCACGCGAGCGCGTCGCGGGCCTGGCACCTCCAGGCGACCTTCCCCCTGCAACTCCCCACCGCCGACGCCCGGATCAACAGCCCGGCCCTGTCCCTCCACCTCCGGCACGACAGGGACAACGGCGGCCTCGGCGGCCTGGCGCGGGCCTACAAGTCCGGTGACACGGAAGGCCTGTTGGGCAACCTCCTCACGCACACCTGCCGACTGCGGCCCAGCTGA
- the rodA gene encoding rod shape-determining protein RodA: protein MTGANTFSVSGYGPERSSMSRLLARDSLARRLDWPILLSALALSFMGAILVYSATRNRTEINQGDQYYFLIRHLMNTGIGFCLMIGTVWLGHRNLRNAVPILYGLSVFLILMVLTPLGATVNGAHAWIVLGGGFSLQPSEFVKITIILGMAMLLAARVDAGDKLYPDHRTVLQALGLATVPMMIVMLMPDLGSVMVMVIIVLGVLLASGASNRWVFGLLGTGALGAVLIWQLGVLDEYQINRFAAFANPELDPSGVGYNTNQARIAIGSGGLTGTGLFHGSQTTGQFVPEQQTDFVFTVAGEELGFVGAGLIIVLLGVVLWRACRIARETTELYGTIVAAGIIAWFAFQAFENIGMTLGIMPVAGLPLPFVSYGGSSMFAVWVAVGLLQSIRVQRPMSA, encoded by the coding sequence ATGACCGGCGCGAACACCTTCTCCGTCTCCGGCTACGGACCCGAACGCTCGTCCATGTCCCGGCTGCTGGCCCGCGACTCGCTGGCCCGCAGGCTGGACTGGCCGATACTGCTGTCCGCGCTCGCGCTGTCCTTCATGGGCGCGATCCTGGTCTACTCGGCGACCCGCAACCGCACCGAGATCAACCAGGGCGACCAGTACTACTTCCTGATCCGGCACCTCATGAACACCGGCATCGGGTTCTGCCTGATGATCGGCACGGTCTGGCTCGGCCACCGCAACCTGCGCAACGCCGTGCCGATCCTGTACGGCCTCTCGGTCTTCCTGATCCTCATGGTGCTGACCCCGCTCGGCGCGACCGTCAACGGCGCCCACGCGTGGATCGTGCTCGGCGGCGGCTTCTCGCTCCAGCCCTCGGAGTTCGTGAAGATCACGATCATCCTGGGCATGGCGATGCTGCTGGCCGCCCGGGTCGACGCGGGCGACAAGCTCTACCCCGACCACCGCACGGTCCTCCAGGCACTGGGCCTGGCCACCGTGCCGATGATGATCGTCATGCTGATGCCCGACCTCGGGTCGGTCATGGTCATGGTCATCATCGTGCTCGGCGTGCTGCTCGCCTCCGGCGCCTCCAACCGCTGGGTCTTCGGCCTGCTCGGCACGGGCGCCCTCGGCGCGGTCCTCATCTGGCAGCTGGGCGTCCTGGACGAGTACCAGATCAACCGCTTCGCCGCCTTCGCCAACCCCGAGCTCGACCCGTCCGGCGTCGGCTACAACACCAACCAGGCGCGGATCGCGATCGGTTCCGGCGGCCTCACGGGCACCGGCCTCTTCCACGGCTCCCAGACCACGGGCCAGTTCGTCCCGGAGCAGCAGACCGACTTCGTGTTCACGGTCGCGGGGGAGGAGCTGGGCTTCGTCGGCGCCGGCCTGATCATCGTGCTCCTGGGCGTGGTCCTGTGGCGCGCCTGCCGCATCGCCCGCGAGACGACCGAGCTGTACGGCACGATCGTCGCCGCCGGGATCATCGCGTGGTTCGCCTTCCAGGCGTTCGAGAACATCGGGATGACCCTGGGGATCATGCCGGTCGCCGGGCTGCCACTGCCCTTCGTCTCCTACGGAGGATCGTCGATGTTCGCCGTGTGGGTGGCAGTGGGGCTGTTGCAGTCGATCAGGGTGCAGCGCCCGATGTCGGCGTAG
- a CDS encoding CYTH and CHAD domain-containing protein: protein MADTKREIERKYESDDSGLPDLTGVAVVADVIDKGTAELDATYYDTSDLRLASASITLRRRTGGSDAGWHLKLPVSPGIRDEIQVPLSDTVPDELTGLVRARIREGRLVPVVRLRSTRDLRDLVDSDGRQLAEVSVDSVRADRLFGGRGTAQWTEIEVELADGGNPAILDKVEKRLRKAGVRPSKSTSKLARALAETKGGQPRPKDEPAEPVTAGDHVLAYVRAQRDAILDLDPAVRQDAEESVHDMRVATRRLRSTFKTFRTVLDRKVTDPVGDELKWLAGELGVGRDHEVLAEQLGEALGELPPALVHGPVRERLGTWSEAGHGGSRRRLLGVLDSERYLTLLDTLDAVVAEPPVLKAAAKKPEKVLAEAVRKDFAKVSALVEEAMEQPSGADRDLGLHETRKKAKRTRYAAETAAPALGVPARTLTRSMKSLQGLLGDHQDSVMVRATLGELSAVAHAAGEDTFTYGLLYGREERRAERVEETLPEEWKTIKGSTEV from the coding sequence ATGGCGGACACAAAGCGGGAAATCGAGCGAAAGTACGAATCCGACGACAGCGGGCTGCCCGACCTGACGGGCGTCGCCGTCGTCGCGGACGTCATCGACAAGGGCACCGCCGAACTGGACGCGACCTACTACGACACCTCGGACCTTCGGCTGGCCTCGGCCTCGATCACCCTGCGCCGCCGCACCGGCGGCTCCGACGCCGGCTGGCACCTGAAACTCCCGGTCTCCCCGGGGATCCGGGACGAGATCCAGGTACCGCTCTCCGACACCGTCCCCGACGAACTGACCGGCCTGGTCCGCGCCCGGATCCGCGAGGGCCGCCTCGTGCCCGTGGTGCGGCTGCGCTCCACACGTGACCTGCGCGACCTCGTCGACTCCGACGGCCGGCAGCTCGCCGAGGTCAGCGTGGACAGCGTACGGGCGGACCGTCTGTTCGGCGGTCGGGGCACCGCCCAGTGGACCGAGATCGAGGTCGAGCTCGCCGACGGCGGAAACCCCGCCATCCTGGACAAGGTGGAGAAGCGCCTGCGCAAGGCGGGCGTACGGCCGTCGAAGTCCACCTCGAAGCTGGCCCGGGCGCTGGCGGAGACCAAGGGCGGACAGCCGCGCCCGAAGGACGAACCCGCCGAGCCCGTCACCGCGGGCGACCACGTCCTGGCCTACGTCCGCGCCCAGCGGGACGCCATCCTCGACCTCGACCCGGCCGTGCGCCAGGACGCCGAGGAGTCCGTGCACGACATGAGGGTCGCCACGCGCCGTCTGCGCAGCACCTTCAAGACGTTCCGCACGGTCCTCGACCGCAAGGTCACCGACCCGGTCGGCGACGAGCTGAAGTGGCTCGCCGGCGAGCTGGGCGTGGGCCGCGACCACGAGGTACTGGCCGAACAACTGGGCGAGGCCCTCGGCGAACTGCCCCCCGCCCTCGTCCACGGTCCCGTCCGTGAGCGGCTGGGTACCTGGTCCGAGGCCGGGCACGGAGGATCGCGCCGCCGACTGCTCGGTGTGCTGGACTCCGAGCGCTATCTGACGCTCCTCGACACCCTGGACGCCGTGGTCGCCGAGCCGCCGGTGCTCAAGGCGGCGGCGAAGAAACCGGAAAAGGTGCTCGCCGAGGCCGTACGGAAGGACTTCGCGAAGGTGTCCGCGCTGGTCGAGGAGGCCATGGAGCAGCCGTCCGGCGCCGACCGCGACCTCGGGCTGCACGAGACCCGCAAGAAGGCCAAGCGCACCCGCTACGCGGCCGAGACGGCGGCCCCCGCCCTCGGCGTCCCGGCCAGGACCCTCACCCGGTCGATGAAGTCCCTTCAGGGACTGCTCGGCGACCACCAGGACAGCGTCATGGTCCGCGCCACCCTGGGCGAGCTGTCCGCCGTGGCGCACGCGGCGGGGGAGGACACCTTCACGTACGGGCTGCTGTACGGGCGCGAGGAGCGCCGGGCCGAGAGGGTGGAGGAGACGCTGCCGGAGGAGTGGAAGACGATCAAGGGCTCGACGGAGGTCTAG